The genomic stretch CTCATCCCGATatggctatgaaaatcaaggAGGAGGTAAGGAAGCAGCTTAATGCCGGTTTCCTACCCATTTTAAATTATCCCCAACAGATTGCCAACATTGTGCCCATGCCTAATAAGGACGGTAAAGTAagaatgtgcgtagattacaaAGATCTAAGTAGATaaagtcccaaagatgacttcacactacctcacattgacgtgttaGTGGATAACACCGCTCAGTTCTCTGTCTTCTtttttatggatggtttctccaATTACAACCAGATCTAAATGAATCaagaagacatggagaaaaccactttTATAACCCCATGGGGCACTTTCTTCTATAAGGTCATGCCTTTTGGATTGAAGAACGTTGGTGCTACGTACCAACGAGCCATGGTtactctctttcatgacatgattcatagAGCGATCGAGGTCTACATTGATGATATGATAGCTAAATCCCAAACCGAGGAGGAACACCTTGCCAACCTTGAAAAGCTTTTTGAAAGGCTAAGGAAGTTCAAACTGAGGCTTATTCCCAATAAATGCACGTTCGGGGTGAGATCCGGTAaattattgggttttattgtgAGCCAACATGGCATTGAAGTAGATCTTAAGAAGGTGAAGGTAATACAAGATACGCCTCCACCCAAAATTGAAAAGGAAGTCCGAGGATTCTTAtgtagattgaactacattgcaaggttcatatctcatcttACGGCTACCTGTGAGCCAATCTTCAAACTTCTCCGGAAGGATTAAGCTATCATttggaatgatgattgtcaaagaGCTTTTGATAAGATTAAGGAGTACTTGCAAGAAACTTCTGTTTAATGCCTCTTGTACCCGATaaaccattgatcatgtatctcACCGTCCTCGAAGGGTCCATGGGATGCGTCCTTGGAGAACATGACGAGACCGGTAGAAAGGAACATGTAATATACTACTTAAGAAAGAAGTTCACCGATTGCAAGAGTagatattcaatgcttgagaaggGTTTTTGCGTGCTAGCATGGGCTGCCAAACGCTTAAGACAATACATGCTCACTCATGTAATACTGTTGATCTCCAAGATGGACCCCATCAAATATATCTTTGAGAAGTCTGCTATAAACGATAAAGTAGCCCAATGGAAAATGGCATTAACCAAGTATAACATCCAACATGTCACTCAGAAGGCCATGAAAAGGAGTGTAACGTCTGACTATCTGGCACAACAACCCTTGGAGGACTACCAGTCCATGCGTTTTGAATTGCTCGATGAAGATATCATGTTGATTAGGGATTGCAACATCCCCGGCCTTGAAGAAGGACTCGAGCCTGGGTCCCGTTGGAATttggtttttgatggagcttTTAATGCTCAAGGTAATGGCATTGGGGGGGGGGGAGCAGTTATCACCTCCCTAATTGGTTTCCACCTCCCCTTCACCGTAATATTAtgttttgaatgtacaaacaatatggcagagtacgaggcttgtatcttcGGTATTGAAGCCGCTATTGATCTTAGGATTAAGATCATTGAAGTTTACAGAGATTCAGCCCTAGTAATTAGCCAAGTCCATGGAGATTAGGACACTAGATATCACAAGCTCATTCCCTACAAAGAGCATGTCTTGAAACTAATCCCTCACTTTGATGAGATTACATTCTATCACATCCCTCGGGAGGAGAATCGGATAGCTGACGCCTTCGCAACTTTGGcatccatgtttaaggtcaaGTGGAAGAATGAAGCGACATCCTTTCACCTCATCTACCTAGACGAGCCTGCTTATTGTTTAGCGGCCGAAGACGAAGCCGATGGTTATCCTTGGTTCTAAATGCCAAGAATACCCTAAAGACGCATCCATTACTGAAAAGAAGTACCTTCGAAAACTATCTTCCAAGTTCTTCTTAGGTGGATGGGTACTATACAAAAGAAATTATGATTCAGTTTTACTAAGATGCGTGAACAAGTAAGAAGCAAACCAAATCATAATAGAAATACATGAAGGCCCCTTCGGACGCATGCCAGTGGGCACACTATGGTGAAGAATATCTTAAGGGTCGACTACTATTGGATGACTATGGATGTTGAATGTCACCACCACGTCCAAAcatgccataaatgccagatttacACCGACAAGATCCATGTACCGCCAATGCCGCTCAATGTCTTGACATCTCCTTagccttttgctatgtggggcattgacgtAATCGAATGCATAGAGCCAACTTCctcgaatggacatcgcttcatccttgtagccattgactatttcaTAAAATGGGTGGAAGCATGCTCGTACGCCAACCTTACCAGACAAGTGGTGGCTCGATTCATAAGGAAAGAAATCAACTGCCATTATGGGGTCCCtaacaagatcattactgacaatggatctaacctaaataacaagatgatgaaagagctataTCGAAGCTTCAAAATTGATCACCATAACTCATCGCCTTATAAGCCTAAGATGAATGACGTTATTGAGGTAGCTAAgaaaaatatcaagaaaatcatgcaggagatggtggaaacctacaaagattggaAAAAAACGATGATGTTTGCATTACATGGCTATCGTACTTCAGTACGGACTTCCACTGAGGCAACACCCTTCTCTCTCGTATACGACATGGATGCAGTCTTGTgagttgaagtggagattccttccttaaggattttgaccaaTGTCAAGCTGGATGAAATTGAGTGGGTCCAAGCCCGATTTAACCAGCTGAATCTCATTGATGAAAAGCGCttggcagccatctgtcatgaCCAGCTTTATAAAAAGCGCATCAAGAGAGCACACGACATGAAAGTCTTCCCCCGTAGCCTAGAAGTTGGAGACCTTGTATTGAGGAAGATTTTTCCCACACACACCGATCcaaggggcaaatggacaccgaactacGAAGGCTCATACGTTGTGAGAAAGGTCTTTTTTGGAGGAGCCTTGATCCTGATAACTATAgatggtgaagatcttccatccTTGGTAAACAAggatgcagtcaaaaaatactacgcttGAAAAAAATGAgcccgataagttgaaaacccgaaagggcgacttatgcaaaaatgggtatcctgaTAGACTAAAAACCTGAAAGGGAAGTCTAGGCAAAAACTAGTCACTCAATAATTGCGAGAGGCTTCAACCTGCCAAGAATCCTTACTCAACCCTCAGCAAGTTGATTCATCCGCTTCCCTAGCAAATCAGTCACTCACCTTCTGAAAGCAAGATCAAAGGACGACCAAAGGCATAAAGACTATAGCAGAGTTGGAATTTGGTGGAAACCCGAGATGTTTCATTTCCATTATAgtttttcaatttctttttgAAATCACCTCTTTTAGAAATTGCTTCTTTGTACAAAATCACCATTTTGGGACCATTTCTCAATAAAATCAATTCCCTCATATATGTGCtcaatatttttacttttactgCTTTATTTGCGAAATATGACTTCTTTCTAAATGATATTACATTGGAAATTTCTTGTTAAAAAccctttttcaaaaaaaaagCTTTAAGGTAAACAATATCGAGTTACATTCCTTTCAAAGAGTTACTAAAGGTAACCAAACTCGCATTTGGTATACCCAACTTAATAGCGTCGTGTAATCCCATGAGCTTAGCCAATTATTTCTTTTCCAGCGGGAATCCTCTGTAATTACACCCAGTGCTCGCTTGGACATCAAGTTCCAATCTATCAAATACCAGAAAGTTAGTACTTTCCCCGATTACCCTTCTAAGCCCAATCACCATTGGCACCCTGTCGCATCTCGAAAACtacgatccctcgcgatggtcgcggaaaaaatgattcgaacagagtttccaccgaactttatttattccaattaaaGAATAGGGAAGTATCAATAAAACCTTTAAAAgtagaataatggtcgtcgcaaccatatttgggttcgggagtcgatgacacaaggggaaggtattagcacccctcacatccgttgtactcaacgggaaccttttagttaaacttgtgatttgaatgttagctctatgttaattattttcttaaaaaggtaAAAAAAACCTGAAAATAGAAATGAAAGGCGCTGGGGAACATCATTATCAACCTTAAAGTTGAAGAATGACTTGCTGAGAAATAATTCCGCGAGCACATGCGGGGTAAGAATACCATCGACTTGAAATAAGGACCATCTTGGATACTTGTGATTGACCATGAATCCTAAATTATgttatgtttgatgttttgtaTGACATTCCACTTTTGATGGAAGTACTTATGCATGTAATGACACATGAGATGCATGTAGTATGCAGTTGCTAGGGATATTTATGAGGTGCATACAGGAATGTGAATGATTTTTGATTTTGTATAAGGCTATGTATAAGTATGTTGATGATTGGTACAAATCTTGTTTTGGTAAGATTGCTTTGTATGTATAAGGTGAACAATAACTTCTTCATTATGATGCCTCTTCCCATTTTGATGGGGGGAGTTATGCATGTATTGTATGGTTATGCATATGAAAGTGAAGATGATGATTGGGGGCGGTATTTTAAAATTGGCCTCCCTTTCTGAAGGTGGGAGTTTTCAGGCACCCATGTTAATTGGATTTTAGCTTATAATGCCAGAGACGTGGACTTTTGTTCGAAGACCAGTGGAAATTGGACTTAAGGTTTTTGGTAGTTGGAAATATGATTTGCGTTTTTGGGTATTGAGATAATTTGACTTctcaacacttgatactttagCAATATGATGCTCAGTGGTGTATCATTAATGCCCTTGTTGACTTTCACCGGAGATTTGTCGATGATAGGCTGCATATAGGCACATTCCTAAGGGAATTGGGTTGTTTATGATGAAAACGACCATGGCGGTCTGCAAATGATCTGATGTCATTATGCGACGAGAACATTCTTGGGGACTGTGAGTCTCCCCTTTTGATCCCTCAAGAGTAATTTTATTGTTTTGTTCAAATATTTTGGTTATTTTCCAAAATTTTAAAACAATGCTTATCAAAGAATAAAGGAACTTTGCAAACAAGCAGAGAAAATAAAAAGTAATTAGGCACAATTTTGACGAGAAAACTTCTCTTTTTATTGATTCGACCCTTGAACGAGCAACTGTACATAAAGATGTAATTCCTTAATGAGGTCATTGTTTTGCAAGAAAAAtaatggcaatgaaaattaagTTTCCATTTAGTTTCAATACTGCTATAATCTTCATGTCTTTCAAAGTCCGAACACCTTGCCTCTGAAGAAGTCAGCTGGATTGATTCTTTGCTTCTGGAgactgtagcggtaaattcatgatcatcaagctatgtATAAGatagacatcaaataacaagattcgccactgcgcttttattatttccaagggaaaacggaaaaagtacgaacaaaacccaaaagtaagaagttttcaaatcaaaactaataaaatgtcagagattacaggtaagggggttggttacacaaagggaaggtcttagcacccaaagtgtcctaggtactcctagggagccctttttgtatgcatatgtatttggtacaaaatgatgattacaaacaaatagaatggggggatgagaaaagaattcattaattatatttttgtgtttgacaagatcttcggacttgtgcctacgcaccaacataaaaatgagggatcaaaacctcgtagttcgtgatacaaattttaaagtggatgtattggttttaacaaaattttaagtttgaaaagcacaaaggcctaaaaatggtttgaacaagttagttctttttggcttttttttagagattaagtcaagtatagttacgtttatttacaagtttgatttaagaaaagaagtttgaaaatacaatggcatgagaccaaagtttctatctttttgcaaaatggtcaaagtttagaacaaaataagttcagtcaaagaagattttgaaaagggagggagagattttgaaattaaagaaatggggagaagatgaagatactaatcctatgcacaaaattaaaagttaagagttgaaaagatctgaccaaatgggtagcaatccaataaacaagaatgtcaatagaaacccagaattcccttggatatttagaatcaagcaacacacaaatgcataattatattatcttgaagagcaaaggcatcaaataaagatagccacatccaaactttagccattccatgatcttctttcaaattagcccatgtaacagatgaattccacaatcacgggttcaaaatgacagcttcacaataatcatgttgcatatgaactcagagggatcttgaatgatgtatcatatgaagtttcaaattgcaaacacttggtttcacagaaagttgggattggccaagtcctttagcataggaatgttgcctaagttctaagtccatttgtccaagatcaagccatcagtccacacaaatgttttttttagggtttttgttgttattatgtacattaatggtcaaagaccacacaaaaaaacaaagtatccacaaacaagatatatcacacaatatgatccaaatggacaaagtgaaaattgcattaacataaacaattagaatggtatgaataatggcaaatgaataaaggctaaaattaaatgacattaaagtaaatggcttgaaattaaaagttagttattaatgagttagaagttagtattgatttgctttctcttttcatttttagacattctttggagaatactcaacccactaatcacaagcatggatccttgagccaagacatcttccgaaggaaggaaaaaaggccaagtttccatacaataccatgaaagaggggagacttacaatctcaccaactagaatgctatgccttttgtgtcacaaatttagcggTATGTTAAGCAAtttggacttatgtagaagtcacaactatttgaggtcgggcaatagaattttggtgttaatgcatgtttgatacatagtataatggactatgctcatgaaacataccacacacaaaatgaatatgcaaaagaggtggcctaatctcatccatactcatgttaatttttcaatcaactagctttaggactttgagatatcataggccaaatgagatgaatgcataaagaatgagaatgagatgaagagggaggggaatggacCAAAAgtcaaattgatcaaaggaggacttttaccaaattaatatcatccattcattttgggaaatggaatgtacattccatcaatcccctaaatcgaatgatattaacttgacaaagtcaaatcaaccttgaccaagacccaacaacaagaatcaaactcaaacaaatcatcacaattggtcaacaaaattatttggcatttattcaaataaaaagactaaaataatacatttaaattaaatatggtttgtcaaattcctaaaacctcatcaaaacaccaatgaaatggccataagatttatcataggtcaaacaaggtcaaaggacgttggagaaaaaatttcagaatttttaaagacttaaaagtatttttaaacaagtaaaaataatcataaaatcaattaaatcatgaaaaatattaataatgattcaaaaaataattttaattcagaatatgaaagaagaatttttttgaatttttttggtgaaactctcatattttttggatcaatattaaaattaatatgaattaatgaaaataaaaggattaaaatgaaaatcagaaaatagcaaaaaacgtgagccacttgatctccctcattaattgaggtggcagatcaagtggcctagaacgtgcgttccatgatgcgcactagtcaactcatccacacgcctggtattcacaatggacgcgtgagattaaaacgttttggaatgatcatgtggctcagaacctgtccaacacaCCACCGACGCTGGACCttcggtcaccttctcaggcgaggctccCGGACTGcttcagtcatcaccatcacataaatgaaaaaggaggacatgatctgaaagaaaaaatggcgcAGAGCAtgaatctaacctcaattttaactaactccacatatatagaaagatatgaggagttgaattttgaggtgtgtcagctgagttgcttcgatttaacctctaagcaactcaatcttcttgcttacattggtaggacttcagacaaccaaggatccaggagaattgagtagaattgagagagaatcgaagagatgaagttttctgaaaattaccttcaatgctatgcagttcttgatgttgcttgctccaaacacgatctgatcacacttgagaagctaacaggaagtgattagagaggttgcaaggctttggatcctggagttcttgaatctccaacagttgagattcaaactcaaatttcaaattgaaatttatcaggttttcctttggaatgagagggtttcaatggggggcaaagttggcgcgcaaggtgtgatccaaatgagcacagaggtcatgtatttatagcatgaatgaatgatatttgcacatttcaaattttgtccaattttagcaatGTTAATGGCACGAGTACATGGGCATGTGCAGTCCCATGATGCAATGtaaaaaggtccaaaatgattccaaatgaagtctgaatggaagcttgattggcaaggcaaagtgaactgaagttttgaagtttgattctttccaattatgcagtcgtgttaaagccatgcgtagacctagcaaaccttatccaaaatgcatgaacttaagttctttggaaagcttggatcaaggggaacaagtttgatgttcaacactttttcatttggagcttggaacatggagaattttgatggggaagtttggaaatttcaacatgttgaaattttttctcagtgtcaagccatatatctcaatataccaccttgcttaactttttatgcGAGCTTCcaatgagaaaagtgtcttcatcaaagttgtatctctttcaaagacattaaaaatggtcactaaattaatgtcatttggatttataatgatagagttatacatttttgaagttttgaaaaatcacctgttcaatggtataggtaaaaaatgacctataatgtaacctcatatcacatgctcataaaagttgaattagatctcactccaaacatcaaagttgaattagacatcttgaatttgtTTGTTAAGCTTGGAagtctttcatctcataaaaattgagcaagttatggccttgggaagttgactctcagattagggtttaaacaaaatgacttataatgtttcaacatagaaaatgattttccaagcaaaaatagctctaggtatcaacgtgaaagttgtctggaatatcatttagagtaactttgctcttggaatcattttcatatggtgaaaattgtaggatatagggtctagggagacccagtcttgatcagatgaattcatttggccaaccaccatcaaccaacttgctaaccttcaattctttggactttcttggctcatggtagatcatatgcataagatgatgaattttgaagtgttccttgagaaatttgattaattggtgagatagcttgttggagatgttactcaagatacccagtcaaactagggtttccaaggcaaatcactttcaaactcttgaagaaagcttgatcaatataacatgtagtaataaatggaactcatatatgatgctcataactattcttggatcaattcatggttgtgctctttttcatgagggtcttaaaccctagatatgaacttgatagatcaatggagaccatgccctacctacaaaggagttaggcaaatgcaaagacatacttttggtgttttggttagtaaaatgataatatataagtatgatacaatcacatggtgcttggtgatctctcccaaaacaaacctaatgaaagaggggtaaggaggatgccaaagtatgatcccaatgataatgcttatgatgaaattacatgagggatcttagggtcaaaattggggtcttacagctgcccctatttaaggagATTCTGACTaaggaggcgaaggttaaaatcttcatgtcgactcagtagaatgggcttaaataacaacatatagaaacaaattttggtccctaagagacctcatgatgcatatgatatgaatgtaaaagcaaattctttatggggaaatattgccacaaaggaaaagagatcagagagaccgaaagtccacaggagtataatgcattctTTAAGGAAAACTCACTCgggagacagagactctaagggataaaggagttatgcgtaggccagactacgacttaaaactgctgggagactagaggaattccacataaaatggaaagactcattcggggaacaacaacatttgtaggggatacgagtaagtcaggataaaactgaaatacttgaatcatgtAGGGAAAAGCGATTTCTCTAAGGAAAAACGCACTCAACTTAACTGGGGGAAGAAATAAAGttcaacacaagaggagcagaaatctattatctaccacatgttactgggtgaggagataataaagatcttacagagaggacatccgtcatcggttaggatgaacatatcaaggatgactcactgagaaaagccaggagggagtattcattaccggttactaggtaaggatagccttgctggggaaaactgcagaaaataggatttataactaccagttactgggcagaagaccaagggtaaaagtatccgtcatcggttaggatgaacatatcaaggatacacttgcctgggaatgtcaaggaggatacccgtcttcggttaagatgaacatatcaaggataaaccaactgaataaaaagtaggaattacatctatcgaatgctggatagaagaccatcaaagagaaaatccgtcaccggttaagatgagcataacaaggatagactctgagagggaaaaaaaggaattacatctatcaattactgaatagaataccatcaaagagaaaatccatcactagttaagatgaacatatcaaggattaactctgcaaaggggacaaaagcaggatttacaactaccggttattgggtagaagatCTCAAAGAGAAAtaaacctgtcatcggttaggatgaacatatcaaggattaaccctctcgggatcaagaatagggattacaactacctttttactgggtagaacaccaaaggtgagaatatccgtcatcggttaggatgaacatatcaaggatagactcgggcggggagagaaagatatccgtcatcggttaggatgaacatatcaaggatatactttctaGGGAATCAGAAAAAATGAATCCACCGGGGACTCCATCGCTGGGAAAACAAGGGTACTTGTGCCGGGTAAATTCAAATaatcaaacctagtctgacaccataTGATGGTGAcaatatgcaattatgaaatcatatgaatgcatatgtatatatatatatatatatatatatatatatatatatatatatatatatatatatatatatatatatatatatatatatatatatatatatatatatatatatatatatatatatatatatatatatatatatatatatatatatatatatatgtgtgtgtggtgtgtgtgtgtgtgtgtgtgtgtgtgtgtgtgtgtgatgattatgctgacaaaacgatcacaaaggatacaaaggtgtcgcaaagaatttgaattATCGGTACAACccttggtcaatccacaaaaagagggagacaactgccGGAGAACAGAGAAATAAACAAACCAAAAgctcaaatctagccgagggaggagatttgctgaggagaggagaagttatcgattctacagggaattttaggtcaatgtcatatcaaatgggagacatTCATATagaagataaacacaaaacagctgctcagaaaccaggaggaaactctgactgggagcgagtcggatggcgattggtggggaaaccaatgcgatctactggggaaaacatcttactctgctgaagaaATGTGAACCCTGTTGTGGAATACAGAAATACTGTCGGGGAATGacacgccgcaaggtactgaatcaaccaacttagctggggaaaAGAATCAGAACTCTGCTAGAGAACAAACACTTCGCAGGGGAACcggatcaacacaaacaactagggatacccgaagggttaactgcttggggaacctctgatgtttaGCACTTAAGGACTTACTGCTCTTTGAAGTGCTATTGATACTTCCCTTTTAATTGCTTTTGaaaaattcttgtttttatatgttttaagaaagaggattttgattaaaaattttaaatttccaaaatgatcataataaaatttaaactattggctgaagtaaataagag from Lathyrus oleraceus cultivar Zhongwan6 chromosome 7, CAAS_Psat_ZW6_1.0, whole genome shotgun sequence encodes the following:
- the LOC127104378 gene encoding uncharacterized protein LOC127104378, giving the protein MYLTVLEGSMGCVLGEHDETGRKEHVIYYLRKKFTDCKSRYSMLEKGFCVLAWAAKRLRQYMLTHVILLISKMDPIKYIFEKSAINDKVAQWKMALTKYNIQHVTQKAMKRSVTSDYLAQQPLEDYQSMRFELLDEDIMLIRDCNIPGLEEGLEPGSRWNLVFDGAFNAQEYEACIFGIEAAIDLRIKIIEVYRDSALVKWKNEATSFHLIYLDEPAYCLAAEDEADGYPWF